The nucleotide sequence GATATTTTTGAGAGAATGTTTTACAAAAAAAATGTGGATGGAATGGAAAACAGAATTAGCGAAATCGAATTTTCGTCATATCAACCCTTAGGCAAAGAAATATTATTGAAAATATCAGATCAAGGAAGGGAATTGATTCTTCCAGGTAGTTTCAGAATGAGTCTGAGCCCTGTAGCATTTTATATTTTCTATGCGTTACTAACCACAGACCATTTTTTAACTTATCGAGACATAATAGGGAAAATTAGAACATGGAGTGAGTTGGAAGTTAAAGAGGATAATATACGTCAAATAATTAGTCGATTCTCCAGGAACATTCCAACGTGGAATGAATACTTTCATTCTGCGAGTGTAATGAACCCCGAAACTAATAGACAGGTAGCTGCAAATAAGTTAGCTGAAAGTGTTAAAACCTGTATCTTATGCAGAGGGGATGAGGTTCTGCCAGGGGAGTATTAATGGTGAAATGGGAAGTGAATGGGCATACCTTGTGCTTCTTTTTGCACTTCTTATTGAATAGGTTAGTAGCTGAATAATGGTATTAATAGTTCCAGCATTTATTAAATTGTATGTAGGTGGTGACATTTATTGGATAAAGTGGAATTGCTGAATTTAGTGCCTAAGTTTTTAACATTTTACCTTCTGGCAACTAAACCTGATATTGATGAAGAACAAAGATGGGCTCTTTGGAAGGAGAATTATAATTTTGCAGCGGTTCCTCCTGGAGACGATGGAAAAAAGATGGCCAGAAATCTGCTGGATACCGCTTGGGAAAGGTATGCTGATCATTTATCATTTATTGAGGATTGGACTCCCAATGAGGAGAAAGTTAGAAATTACCTGACAAAAGTTAAAGCATTGCTTGGTTATGATGAGCAGATTGATTTAGTCGTCGTTTATTTCGTTGGGGGATTTGAAAATAACCCTTTTGTTGCTCCTTTTGATCAGAAACGTATGGCACTTTGTCTGCCAATTGAGAACGGGGATTCAGATATCTTTCTTTCACATGAACTGACACATATAGTCCATACACAAACGGCGAACCTGACAGGTGAGTGGGAACGAACAATTGCATCTACTATTTTGCAGGAAGGGTTAGCAACCCAGGTAAGCAAATCTTTAGTTCCAGGGCATCCAGATGAACAATATATTGAGCGTGAAAAAGGTTGGCTTCAATCTTGTAAAGAAAACCGAACGGAAATCCTAAACGGGATTTTTCCTTTTTTAGAAGATGCGTCTTCAAAAGCGGTAACAATGTTCACGTTTGGGAATGGAACCACCAATCATGAAAGAGAAGCATACTACGTTGGTTGGGAAGTGGTTCATTTCCTTTTGGGTCAAGGAGTAACTTTTAAGGAGATGGCTAGTGTCCAAGAAAGGGATATTCCGAAATACTTGCGAAACATCTATCCAATGCTGTTGAGCTAGATTGGAAGCACGAGGGACCTGGCCTGTTCTTAATCATTTCATTAAATATTTATTGGAGTAAACTGATTAATCAATGTACTGCTGAGTAAATTGATTAATAACATTCTGGATTTCACTCATTTTTTATGGGAGATATGGAACAAGTGGACCTTATTTTGATCCTTACGCTTTTCTGCTAAACAGGAGTCCCTTTCTTATCAAAGGTTAAAGTTTTCTTTGCAGGGAGACAATAAAAGAAAGACACCTCGCATCCAGAATATATCATCAGGAAGAGGTGTCTTTTTTTTAGTAACCCAAAAAGCTATTCAGGAGACTAAGCGAAAATAACTTTAGTGATCAAAAATAAAACTGATGGTGCCATTAGGCAGCCCAAGCCTGTATAAAAGGTGGCAGTTACAGCTCCATATGGAACCAGTTTTGGATCTGTAGCGGCCAGACCACCGGCCACTCCGCTAGTTGTTCCCATGATTCCGCCGTAAACCATGGCGGTACGAGGGTTGTTCAAACCAATATATTTCGCGATAAAAGGAGTACCAATCATCGTCAAAATGGATTTAACAAGTCCGGCTGCAATACTAAGTGTGATTACTTCAGAGCTTGCACCTAATGCAGTTCCTGTTACAGGGCCAACTATGTACGTTGCTGTCCCGGCCCCAATGGTCGTTAGGCTAACTGCGTCTCGATATCCAAACGCAAGGGCTACTATTACTCCTACAACAAAGGAGAGAACGACTCCAACAAACAGGGATAATACTCCGTTGAAGCCTGCCTTTTTGATTTCGCTGAAGTTTGCTCCAAAGGCTGTTGCAACAATGGCGAAGTCACGGAGCATCCCGCCGCCCATGAGCCCAATTCCTGTGAACATGCTCAGGTCTGCGAGCCCTTTTTCTCCTCCTGAAACAATTCCGCCTACATAAGCGAGCAATAGGCCAAGGGCAATAGCAATTGCCGAACCATGTATACGGCCTTTCGTCAATTTATCAGAGAGAAAATAAGAGATATACATTGTTAAACCTACAATCGCAAATGCAAGAATCAAGCCATTTTTCGCAAATAGATTACCTGCTATTTCCAACACTCTGATCACCCCCTATAATGCTGCCTTCAATACTCTCATTTACAGAACCGCCTTTGCTTAAAAGGGGAACAACTGCCCAACTGATCACAACAGCTGCAACACCTGCGATAATGGCAAGTATTCCGCCATCGAGAGCCCCAGCCACATTCTGCTGGGCGGACATAGCAATGACTATCGGAATGTACATGCCGCTCCAAAATGCAACGCCCTCCTGGGTTTGCTTGTTTAATTTGTCTTTCTTTTTTAGATACTCAACCAGGAGAATAAGAAACAGCATGGCAAAGCCAACACCGCCGACATTGGAGTCTATCCCAAGGATCAGACCTAGAAGATCTCCGAAAAATACTCCTGATAAAAAGCAGATGGCAAGCAAAGCGACTCCAAAAATGACCATAACATATCCCCTTTTCAATTTTTTAACCAGAGACTAAGGAAACAGACAGAAAAAACCTGGGGTCTAGACTAAGATGGAGTGTTAACTAATAAGAAAGCGCTTGCAAAAACTGGAATCTACAGTCGACTGTATTCTTAGAACTCATAATAAATCGCCTGAAAAGCAAAGTCAAATAGTTTTTTAAATTTTCTTAAAATATTGAATTGTTGAAAATGAGACGCTATAATTAAAATCGACAGTCGACCAAATTTTTTTAAAGAAGGAGACAGTGTCATGAATTCATCAAAAATTAATCAGAACGCCTTATCAAATCACATCGCTGAACATATTACAGAGCAAATCATAAAAGGAGAGCTGGGACCTGGAGAAAAACTGGTAGAACATATTTATGCAGAAGAATATGGAACTAGCAGGGCTCCTGTAAGGGAGGCAATCTACCTTTTATCAATTGAGGGGCTTGTGGAAAGGATTCCACGAAAAGGGGCAGTAGTCAAGGAATACACCGAGAATGAGATTTATGATCTCCTTGAAGTCCGCAATATGCTTGAATCAATGGCAATCGAACGGATCAGGAGAAACGGGATAGAAGAAGAAGGCATTCAAAAAATGTCTGCACTTCTCGAACAAATGAAAACCAGCACAGAAATCCATCAGTACACTCATTTGAATCACACTTTCCATATGACACTTGTGGAAATGAGCAAAAGTGAAACGATTAAAACAATGTATACCCGATTGGGCTGGCCGCTCCTAAGAATCCAGAGTATCTCATTCACAAATCAAGGAAACATCGAAAAATCAATAAGAGAGCACGAAATGTTGGTCGAACTGTTGCATGACGAAAAAATTTCCGATGCCGCAGACCTTCTGGCTCGCCATAACCAGGATGTTATTATCAGCATGCAGAAAAAACTAGGTAAATAGGCTAATGGGGTGAGAAATATGAAAATAGCATACTTATTTCCCGGCCAAGGTTCGCAAAAGCCGTGGATGCTGCATACACTTCCGAAACACCCCGCGGTTCAACAGGTGTTGAATGAAGCAAGGGAAATCCTGGACGGAGAAATCGATTGCCTGGATTCAAAGGAATCCCTTGAATCGACTGTAGCTGTTCAGCTTTCTCTTCTTATCGCCTCGGTTGCTGTTGCAAGAGCATTTGAATCCGAGGGTGTCAGACCTGATATAGTGGCCGGCCATTCTGTTGGCGCGTTTAGTGCCGCTGTCACCAGCAAGACCATTGAATTTGCAGATGCGCTCAAACTAGTCAGGCTAAGAGGCCGGTTAATGGAGCAGGCTTTTCCATCCGGTTACGGAATGGGAGTAGTGACAGGAACTGATGCGCGAACTGTAAAAGAGATTACAGCTTCTTGTTTTACTGAAAAGGATCCTGTTTATGCTGCGAATATTAATGCTTCAGATCAAATAACCGTTTCCGGTTCGCTGGAGGGAATAAACAGGGTCATTGATCAGGCAAGGAAAAAAGGCGCCAGAACAGCTGAACTGCTTAATGTCAGCATTCCATCACATTGTCCCATTCTCGAAACTGTTTCGCATGCCCTGGAAGAAGAACTTTCAGGAATTCATATGCATTCCCCGGAGGTTCCCTATGCATGCAACCGGACGGCCAGGCTTCTAAGATCTGCTGAACAAATAAGGGACGATCTGGCATTCAATGTATCTCATCCAGTGAAATGGCATGATATTTCCACCATCCTTTGCGAATTTGGAACACGGCTATTTATTGAAATGCCTCCAGGGAATGTTCTTACAACTTTAGCAAAAAGAGCATTGCCTGGTGCACGTTCAGTTTCAGTTGAAGAAAATGGATTTAAAAATTGTTTGTTTTTAGGTAAACGTTACACTTCCATACAGTCTTAGATTTATTAATCGAAAAATGAAAGGGGTTGCAACAATGCAGGCTATTAAACAACGTTCATGGAAAACTCGATTAGAAGCGAAAGAAAAAAGGATCGAAAACTTGAAAAATATTACATCCAGCCGAATCATTCCGACAGACAAAATCGTCGAGGCTCTGGAACAATTAATCATGCCTGGTGACCGAGTCGTCCTGGAGGGAAACAATCAAAAGCAGGCTTCCTTCCTATCAACTGCCCTTGCCATGGTAAGTCCTCAAAAAGTGCACGATTTACATATGATTATGTCGAGTATCTCCCGGCCGGAGCATTTGGATTTGTTTGAGTCGGGTATTGCAAAAAAAGTGGATTTTTCATATGCAGGCCCCCAGAGCCTTAGAATTGCCCAGATGCTTGAAGATGGAAAACTTACCATGGGAGAAATTCATACGTACGTTGAGCTGTATGGGAGGCTGTTTGTCGACTTGATTCCCTCGGTTGCATTGGTTGCGGCGGATAAGGCTGACGCATCGGGGAATTTATACACCGGTCCGAATACTGAGGAAACTCCGACACTCGTGGAAGCAACAGCCTTCCGTGATGGGATCGTCATTGCCCAGGTCAATGAACTGGTTGATGAACTGCCACGTGTCGATATACCTGGTTCCTGGGTCGACTTTGTCGTCGTAGCCGACAAGCCGTACCAGCTTGAGCCACTTTTCACCAGGGACCCGAGACATATTTCGGATATTCAAATACTCCAGGCAATGATGGTGATCCGCGGTATTTATGAAAAGCATCAAGTGCAATCGCTTAATCACGGAATTGGCTATAATACGGCTGCAATTGAACTTCTTTTACCGACGTATGGTGAATCCCTTGGACTAAAGGGTAAAATCTGCAAACACTGGACATTAAATCCCCATCCAACGCTAATCCCTGCGATTGAGAGCGGGTGGGTAGAGAGCGTACATTGCTTTGGCGGGGAAGTCGGAATGGAAAAGTATGTTGCGGCAAGGAGAGATGTGTTTTTCACAGGACATGACGGAAGCTTGCGTTCAAATCGGACTTTATGCCAGTTAGCCGGACAATATGCCGTCGATCTGTTTGTCGGCTCCAGTCTGCAAATAGATGGTGCGGGAAATTCTTCGACCGTAACGAGCGGTAGGCTTGCAGGCTTCGGAGGCGCGCCAAATATGGGACATGATCCAGGCGGAAGACGCCATTCCTCCCAAGCGTGGCTCGACATGATGACGAGCGATGATCCACTGGCACGAGGGAGAAAACTGGTTGTCCAGGTAGTTGAGACATTCCAGAACGGCAACAAACCAGTGTTTGTTGAGTCATTGGACGCTGTGAATGTGAAGAAAGACGCAGCACTGGCAACTGCACCTGTGATGATTTATGGAGAAGATGTCACTCATATTGTCACAGAGGAAGGAATTGCCTACTTATATAAAGCAAGCAGTATGGAGGAGCGACGCCAGGCAATTGCGGCAATTGCGGGTGTCACCCCGATTGGCCTTGAACATAATCCTAAAAAAACAGACAAGTTAAGAAGAGAAGGATTGGTTGCCCTGCCTGAAGATCTGGGAATCAGAAGAACGGATGCAACGCGATCCTTGCTTGCCGCAAAAAATGTTGAAGAGCTTGTGGAATGGTCGGAGGGATTGTATGAGCCACCTGCTAAATTCAGAAGCTGGTAAGAGAGACTCAGGAATGTTTTTGGAGAAACAGGAATTCAGTCTGCATCTTGCAAACTTGGCTGTCAAATCGCTTATAGAAGAAGCTGAGCTAACTCCTAAACCAGGACTTGTCGATAAAGATAATTCCGGCTCACATTCTGATATGACATTTAAAACGATGATTCAATCAGCAGAAGCCTTGGAGCCAACCTTCAGGGGGATTGCAGAGGCAAGCTTTAAACATGATCTCTCACAGGAACTTCGGGAAGAAATTGCTGCAATCGGACGTCGGGGAGAATTTGAAATGTTAGAGGCTACAGGAGGCATCAACACGCATAAAGGGGCAATATGGGCACTTGGCCTGCTTGTCTCGAGTATAGCAATGAATCCTGACGGTTCTTCGCTCAACAAGATCGCTTTCACTGCGGGAGAGCTTGCCCGCTTTTCAGACAGGAATCTGACTGAACAGATGACAAATGGGAAGCGCGCGAAGGATAGATACGGGGTAAATGGTGCAAAGGGTGAGGCCCAGCAGGGTTTTCCTCATTTAATCAAAGTCGCATTGCCCGAGCTGTTTACCTCGAGAAACAGAGGTATCGAGGAGAATCATTGCAGGATAAACGCTCTGGTCGCACTGATGGCGAGTGTTGATGATACGTGCATTTTACATCGCGGAGGCGCTGAGGCGCTGAGCTGTACTAAGAGTCTTGCCGCGGAAATCCTGGCTTCTGGCGGCGTATCGACTAAGCAAGGGTGGAAGCTTTTAGGAAGGCTTGACCAATCCATGCGCAAGTACAATGCTTCCCCGGGCGGTAGTGCAGACTTGCTTGCTGCAGCACTATTCCTTGATTTTTTTCAACAAAGCAGGACTCAAATGACTCAAAAGCAGCAACTGCTTTTAAATTATTAAACGGAGGACTGGCACATGGAAAAATTAAATTTTAAATATCCTGCATCAAAATTCCTTCAGACTCAGGCACATATTGGTGTCGTCGGTTCAGGTGATCTTGAAATCGTTATAGATCCATCTGATCGCGGGTTTGCTGAGGTGACTGTAAGGACAGGGACTACAGGTTTTAACGAAACATGGAAGAGGGTCCTGGAGAGGTTTTTTGCCCAGAATGACGTTTCGGCAAGCATCTTGATCAACGATTTCGGTGCAACTCCTGGGGTCGTCTCATTGAGATTGGCACAAGCTTTGGAGGTGGCTCATGATGCTGGATACATTAAAAAATAGCTTCACTGAATGTGGAGGTCGTGAACGGGCCCGTCTGTTATTGACTCCCAATACTTTTAGAGAACTGCTTGATCCATTTTCCGGAATTGAGTCTCCCCACCTGGAACCCCAGGGCATTGTACCGCAAAGTGATGATGGCGTTATCATTGCCCGTGGAGAATTGAACAATCATTCTTTGCTTGTAATTTCAATAGAAGGGAAATTTCAGGGCGGTGGAATTGGTGAAGTCTCAGGGGCTAAGATTGCAGGAGCACTTGAGCTTGCATTGGAGGAAAATAAATCGGGGAATAGCTTATATCCAGTATTAATATTTGACACTGGCGGAGTCAGGCTTCAGGAAGCAAACTATGGATTACTGTCTATAGCTGAAATTGGTGCGGCTATTGTTGCACTAAGGGAATATGTTCCTGTGATTGGAATCATTCCCGGAAAAATCGGAGCCTTTGGCGGCATGTCAATAACAGCTGGATTGTGCAGCAAGATCATCATGACCCGTGAAGCTCGATTAGGATTAAATGGGCCGGAAGTAATCGAGCAGGAAGCAGGAATAGAGGAATTTGACTCGATGGACCGCCAGCTGATCTGGAATACTATAGGCGGCAAGCAGAGGGAAGCAGCCGGTTTTGCTGATTACCTTGTTGAGGATGATATCAAGAGCATCCAGCAATCTATCATCCAAGCTATCTCACTGGGCAAGGATGATACACCAAAAAGTGCACAGGTTGATCGATATCTCTCCTTCTTAGAAGCTGTTAATACCACTGAAACTTTAACACCTGAAAATGCACGACAGCTTTGGAATCAGTCAGAAGGGGCGATTCAGAAGTTAAAGGTTCCTTGCTATGATGAAAGTCCAGTCCATGGACAATTATCAAGAGGACATAAATGGTTTAAGCAGTTAACTGCAGGTGCTGAGAACATCGGGGAAATACCATCAGTGCTTTGTGCTGATTCGGTTATCGGAAATCGGGCTGCGCGCTTCCTGGCAATAGTACCCGATGAAACGAGCCGCTTTCCAAGAGCAAGGTCTGGTGAATTTGGTATTGAACAAGGATGGATGCTTGCAAAGCATATACGTGAAGTGATCGAAGAAGATCGGTTTAAAGAGAAGAGGGCAATAATCGCTGTTGTCGATGTGCCAAGCCAGGCATATGGATACAGAGAAGAACTGTTAGGAATCCACCAGGCATGTGCAGCAGCCGTCGATGCTTATGCAACAGCAAGATTAGCAGGGCATCCCGTCATTGCATTCATTCCTGGAAAGGCAATATCAGGCGCTTTTCTATCACATGGATTGCAGGCAAACAGGCTGATTGCTCTAGATGACGAGGGTGTCAATGTTCATGTGATGTCAAAGCAATCAGCAGCCCGGATCACGATGCGAACGATTGAGGAGCTTGAAGAAGCAACAAAAAAGGTACCTGCGATGGCTTATGACATACGTTCCTTTGAAAAACTCGGTGCTCTTCATAGTCTGCTGGATGGAGTAAATGCCGATGAACCAGCAGAAGAAGACATTTTAAGGGTTTTCAGTAAGTTAACAGAAGCTATTGAGGACATAGAAAACAAACAGAGAGATTTAAGCAGCAGACTTACTTCTGCTTTTGCCAGACAAGGCGGAAGGGAAGCCTCCATATTGGTGAGAGAGAAGCTGGCTGAGCAATGGAACTAGAAACACATGACTTGCTGGAGATCGATAAAAAGGATTTAATAAGCCATACAGAGATTCCGGAATGGGCGGTCCATTCACTTGAAAATACTCCATTTGTCGTGGTTCGCCGTGTCCATGCACCAGAGGGACAGGTAGCCGTTGGGATAAGAGGGAGAAATAGAAATCAAAGATTTGGCGCATTCCTTGAAGAAAGAAAAGTGATTCGGCAAATTAAACCAGAACAACTCACATCAAAGAAAATGTGGGAGGATAAGCAGGCTGATGTTTTCTCAGCTCTAGACATGGCAGCATCTATTTTTCGAAATTACGAGATCTCCTGGGGACCGGGGGGCAGCGTTGGATTCGAGCTTGCCAGCGGTGTGGTAACAGTCACATCCGAAAGTGACTTAGACCTTATAATCCGGGCACACCAACCACTTCCAATAGCAGATGCTGTCGCTATGGTTGAAAGGCTGGAAAGAAGTAATGTAAGAATCGATGTCCAAGTTGAAACACCAGCTGGCGGTTTTTCTTTAAAGGAGTATACTAGGGATTCAGGTTCCTTCCTTTTAAAAACAAAAATTGGACCGAAATTAACCAGAAATCCTTGGAATGAGGAAGTTAAAAAATTTTAATTTTATAGAAAAATTTACTTTAGAAGCGCAGGGGGAGTATATAACGTACCTTGCGCTTTTTTCTTTTCTAATAAAGAATGGAGAAATAATTTGCTGTAATAATGAAAGGTAAGCGATGTTCATGTCGAATTTTTACTAACGGTGAATGATTTAGTGCTTTCTTTTTTAATGATGAGTTTGGGAGAGTATAGGGGATACCTCCTGGTTTTTCTGCATATATATGTGTGATAAAAATATATGGTCATCTAATCCTTTGAAGGTGAGAAGATTTATGTATATACCCAAACATTTTAAAATCGATGATATGGAACAGATATATGAGTTTATTGAAAAGTATAGTTTTGTAACTCTATACTCGACACATATGGGAGAACCTTATGCAACTCATTTGCCGCTGATTCTAAAGAAAGATGAAAATGCTTTATATGGCCATTTTGCCAGGGCTAATGGGCAGTGGAAGGATATTGGGAATCAATTGGCTCTTGTGGTTTTCCAGGGTCCTCACTGTTATATTTCACCTTCTTGGTATGAAACAACTAATGCGGTGCCTACGTGGAATTATGTGTCCGTCCATGTATACGGGAAAGTGGACATAATTGAAGATGAAAAGGTACTATTTGATTCCTTGGATGAGATGGTCACTAAATATGAAAAGCCAGATAGTCCTTACAATTTGAAAAAGGTAGACACCGACTATATTGAAGGATTGAGTAAGGGCATTGTTGCGTTTAAAATAGCCATTACTAAAATTGAGGCAAAGGCTAAACTAAGTCAAAATCATTCACTGGAAAGGCAAGAGATAATTATTCAAAATCTAGAAAAAATTGCAGGTCAAGATCATTTAGAAGTAGCGACCCTAATGAAGAAAAATCGCTAAAAATCTGCTGAGTGGAAAATTAAAACAGACAGTAGCTATAAACTGTACCCTGTCTGTTTTTTTCAAAGCTTTCTAGAAAATGAAAAAATCACAAAATTGTACTTAAGGAATTAAATTTTAGCTAATTTATACAAATTATTACTTCTATCGACAGTAATTGTGTATAATTGGATTCAGCGGAAAATTTAATACATAAAGAATTTGGTGTCTTCTAAACGAGTTAGTAGTTTAGAGACTTAATAGGGAAGTTGGTGAAATTCCAACGCGGTCCCGCCACTGTAACTGGGAGCTTCAAGCTTGATGCCACTGTACTTTTTGTATGGGAAGGCGCTTGATAGCAATGACCAGAAGCCAGGAGACCTGCCTGATTCTTCGCGCCACAACCTACGAGGATAGGAGGTGTTTGGGAACGATTCTGGCTTTTTATAGGAAGAACCGGCACAAACATCTCCATGGGTAAAATGGAGGTGTTTTTTTAGTTTCATAGACATGTTTTTTGTTGTGCAAAGAATTTGAGTACAAACCTTAAAAAGATAATTCGGAGGAATGACAAATGAAGAAGTTGAATGCATTTTTATTTGCTTTATTGTTAACGATTGGTGCTTTGGCTGGTTGCGGCAGCAATGCTGACCAGTCAAACGCGGAGGAGACAAAGAAAACTGAGACGGCCCAGCAGGCAGAAGCGAAATTCCCTGTCACCATTAAGGATGGAACAGGGCAGGAAGTGACCATTGAATCGAAACCAGAAAAAATCGTTTCCCTGATTCCAAGCAATACGGAAATTGCCTACGGATTGGGTCTGGATGAACAGATTGTCGGAGTTTCTGAATTTGATAATTTCCCTGAAGAAGTGGCCGAGAAAGAGAAGATTGGCGGCATGGAGTTCAATCTCGAGAAAATCATTTCTTTAAAGCCTGATTTGGTTCTTGCCCATGCTTCTAGTGCGCATTCGTCTGAAGCTGGACTTCAGCAGCTTAAAGATACAGGAATTACTGTGCTTGTCGTTAATGACGCGACAACTTTCGATGAAGTATATGAATCAATCAGCATGATTGGTACAGCGTCAGGTCAAAAGGAAAAAGCCGATGTTATGATAGCGGACATGAAGAAAAAAATTGAAGAGATCAAAACAAAAGCACAGGAAATAAAAGAGGAAGACAGAAAATCAGTATTTGTTGAAGTATCGCCTGCGCCTGAAGTTTATGCAGCTGGCAAGAATACCTTCATTGACGAAATGCTGCAGATCATTAATGCGGAAAACACTGTTACAGAAGAGGGATGGCCTAAGCTGGATTCAGAGGCCATTATTAAAAGAAATCCTGAGGTAATTATCACGACGCACGGTTATTATACACCTGAGCCGGTGAAAAATGTAACAAGCCGTGAAGGCTGGGACAAGATTACGGCGGTCAAGGAAAACCGCGTAGTCGATGTTCATTCAGACAAGGTGACGCGAACTGGCCCGAGGCTGACAGAAGGAGTAGAAGAGCTTGCAAAAGCGGTTTACCCGGATGTTTTTAAATAATAAGGTGAACTCTCATAACTTGCAGACAAGCATTCAAAAACAGATTCATTCCAAGGTAGCCGCACAGGAAATGAGAAGAGTTCCTGCAGCTTGCTCAGACGATGCAGAACAAGTGGAAATAGGAGAAAGCCATCTCAAAATGACGGGAGATTTCGTTGTCCTGAATTCTCCTATTCCATTAAAAACGATGTCTTCGGGAGTTGTCGGAGCGGGAACCGGCTGGTACAGGACCTTCGTGAACCGGCATGTGGACAAGGGTTATGATTGCAGTGACCACCGGAAAGAAATGATCCATTATCTGAAGGGACAGGGATTCGAGCCTGGTGAAACGGTTGGGATGATGACTGCCGTGATGCTGGAGGATGTATGTTATAAGCAATATCAGGAAGAAGGGTTCTCAGTCTTTATTGTTGTTACGGCAGGTACCGGAAATGCGGTGGACGCCTCAAAAAGCAGCGAGTATTATTCAGATGACATGTCACCAGGAACCATTAATATATGGATTTTCATCAGCGGGGAACTGACCGAGGAAGCTTTCATCCAGAGTATTATGACGGCTACTGAAGCGAAGACAAAGACCCTGCATGATTTGGAAATCAGGGACCGCTTGTCAGGAACGGTGGCCACAGGTACTTCCACGGACAGCATTCTGATTGCATCCACCCACTGCGGGCAAAAGCTGGATTACGCCGGCACGATTACTCCTCTGGGGAGGATCATAGGCAAGGGAGTGCATGAATGTACAGCAGAAGCAATCAGGAACAGCAAGAAAAGGGTGAAGATATGATTCTGAACCATCTTATCGCCGTGACACTTGCTGTCATCCTTGATTGGTTTGTTGGTGATCCGCCAGACTGGCCGCATCCGGTGAAATGGATGGGAACACTAATCTTCAAGTTAGACAGGCGATTGAATAGAGGCAGCGGCAGAAAAGCTAAAGGAGTGGCAATGGCCGCTGCCGTCCTTCTGATTGTCGGAAGCATCGCCCTCCTGGTTACATCGTTATTTTACACCCTGCATCCATTAGCGGGAATCCTCATGGAAGCTGTGCTGATTTCCACTGCCATTGCCCAAAAAAGCCTGAAGGAAGCAGGGCTATCGGTCTATTATCCACTTTTAGAAAATGATTTGGAAGAGGCTAGGCATAAGCTCTCCTGGATTGTTGGCCGCGACACAGAGCGGCTTAAGGAACCGGAAATTGTCCGTGCTGCTGTCGAAACGGTAGCCGAAAACACGAGCGATGGCATTACCGCCCCGATTTTCTGGGCAGTGATTGGAGGAGCTCCGTTTGCGCTTTTGTATCGGGCAATCAATACCTGTGATTCGATGGTCGGTTATAAAAGTGAAAAGTATTTTGATTTTGGCTGGGCATCAGCGATACTAGATGATCTGGTAAATTGGGTGCCAAGCAGGATTACTTCATTTTGTATGATCACTGCGAATCGCCCGCTTTTTACCACAAGAATGGCCGCCTTGAAGATGGTCAGGCGCGATGCCAAAGAGCACCCGAGCCCAAACAGCGGATGGGGAGAGGCTGCTGT is from Mesobacillus boroniphilus and encodes:
- a CDS encoding malonate decarboxylase holo-ACP synthase, with protein sequence MELETHDLLEIDKKDLISHTEIPEWAVHSLENTPFVVVRRVHAPEGQVAVGIRGRNRNQRFGAFLEERKVIRQIKPEQLTSKKMWEDKQADVFSALDMAASIFRNYEISWGPGGSVGFELASGVVTVTSESDLDLIIRAHQPLPIADAVAMVERLERSNVRIDVQVETPAGGFSLKEYTRDSGSFLLKTKIGPKLTRNPWNEEVKKF
- a CDS encoding FMN-binding negative transcriptional regulator yields the protein MYIPKHFKIDDMEQIYEFIEKYSFVTLYSTHMGEPYATHLPLILKKDENALYGHFARANGQWKDIGNQLALVVFQGPHCYISPSWYETTNAVPTWNYVSVHVYGKVDIIEDEKVLFDSLDEMVTKYEKPDSPYNLKKVDTDYIEGLSKGIVAFKIAITKIEAKAKLSQNHSLERQEIIIQNLEKIAGQDHLEVATLMKKNR
- a CDS encoding malonate decarboxylase subunit delta; the protein is MEKLNFKYPASKFLQTQAHIGVVGSGDLEIVIDPSDRGFAEVTVRTGTTGFNETWKRVLERFFAQNDVSASILINDFGATPGVVSLRLAQALEVAHDAGYIKK
- the mdcD gene encoding biotin-independent malonate decarboxylase subunit beta; amino-acid sequence: MLDTLKNSFTECGGRERARLLLTPNTFRELLDPFSGIESPHLEPQGIVPQSDDGVIIARGELNNHSLLVISIEGKFQGGGIGEVSGAKIAGALELALEENKSGNSLYPVLIFDTGGVRLQEANYGLLSIAEIGAAIVALREYVPVIGIIPGKIGAFGGMSITAGLCSKIIMTREARLGLNGPEVIEQEAGIEEFDSMDRQLIWNTIGGKQREAAGFADYLVEDDIKSIQQSIIQAISLGKDDTPKSAQVDRYLSFLEAVNTTETLTPENARQLWNQSEGAIQKLKVPCYDESPVHGQLSRGHKWFKQLTAGAENIGEIPSVLCADSVIGNRAARFLAIVPDETSRFPRARSGEFGIEQGWMLAKHIREVIEEDRFKEKRAIIAVVDVPSQAYGYREELLGIHQACAAAVDAYATARLAGHPVIAFIPGKAISGAFLSHGLQANRLIALDDEGVNVHVMSKQSAARITMRTIEELEEATKKVPAMAYDIRSFEKLGALHSLLDGVNADEPAEEDILRVFSKLTEAIEDIENKQRDLSSRLTSAFARQGGREASILVREKLAEQWN
- a CDS encoding adenosylcobinamide amidohydrolase — protein: MFLNNKVNSHNLQTSIQKQIHSKVAAQEMRRVPAACSDDAEQVEIGESHLKMTGDFVVLNSPIPLKTMSSGVVGAGTGWYRTFVNRHVDKGYDCSDHRKEMIHYLKGQGFEPGETVGMMTAVMLEDVCYKQYQEEGFSVFIVVTAGTGNAVDASKSSEYYSDDMSPGTINIWIFISGELTEEAFIQSIMTATEAKTKTLHDLEIRDRLSGTVATGTSTDSILIASTHCGQKLDYAGTITPLGRIIGKGVHECTAEAIRNSKKRVKI
- a CDS encoding ABC transporter substrate-binding protein produces the protein MKKLNAFLFALLLTIGALAGCGSNADQSNAEETKKTETAQQAEAKFPVTIKDGTGQEVTIESKPEKIVSLIPSNTEIAYGLGLDEQIVGVSEFDNFPEEVAEKEKIGGMEFNLEKIISLKPDLVLAHASSAHSSEAGLQQLKDTGITVLVVNDATTFDEVYESISMIGTASGQKEKADVMIADMKKKIEEIKTKAQEIKEEDRKSVFVEVSPAPEVYAAGKNTFIDEMLQIINAENTVTEEGWPKLDSEAIIKRNPEVIITTHGYYTPEPVKNVTSREGWDKITAVKENRVVDVHSDKVTRTGPRLTEGVEELAKAVYPDVFK